One genomic window of Salmo salar chromosome ssa12, Ssal_v3.1, whole genome shotgun sequence includes the following:
- the LOC106564581 gene encoding target of Myb protein 1 isoform X2 — protein MEFLIGSPFSSPVGQRIERATSAALHSEDWALNMEICDIINETDEGPKDAVKAIKKRIVGNKSFREIMLALTVLEACVKNCGHRFHVLVASQDFVEGVLVRAILPKNNPPTTLHDRVLSLIQAWADAFRSSPSLGGVVCVYEDLRRRGLEFPMTDLDALSPIHTPLRSIPENDSSVTVPAPPPQSQTPRGPAAPAASSPTQAALTAVPPQLSDGPISISPEQAQKLRVDLALVRGNLTVMTEMLNQLTPGQSQQEDSELLQQLYQVCREMQSRVVELIPRLVDEGLIEELLVVNDDLNNAFIRYDRFDRLNKAQRTATEQTPARANLIDLSPVPQSLSQPATTSAAASQPAFSAPSNQRQAANHSAPEEDEFDMFAQTRGSSLADQRKSMRYEDPGAVEGLAGALDTRLQVTGAIPSSKPSPKNSALEDIDRWLSADTETQPEAGDREGLTSEEFDKFLEERAKVADHIPSTRSLPPVSSRPPPQSARQQESSHDQLFSL, from the exons ATGGAGTTTCTCATAGGAAGCCCCTTCTCTTCTCCTGTTGGACAACGAATTG AACGAGCCACCAGCGCCGCGCTGCATTCAGAGGACTGGGCCCTTAACATGGAGATATGTGACATCATCAACGAGACAGACGAAGG ACCCAAAGATGCAGTCAAAGCCATAAAGAAGAGGATTGTTGGTAATAAGAGCTTCAGGGAGATCATGTTGGCTCTGACA GTTCTGGAGGCATGTGTAAAGAACTGTGGCCACCGGTTCCATGTTCTAGTGGCGTCCCAGGACTTTGTGGAGGGGGTTCTGGTCCGAGCCATCCTGCCCAAGAACAACCCTCCCACCACCCTGCACGACCGGGTGCTGAGCCTCATACAG gcgtGGGCCGATGCGTTCCGTAGCTCTCCCTCTCTGGGAGGTGTGGTCTGTGTGTACGAGGATCTGAGGAGGCGGGGCCTGGAGTTCCCTATGACCGACCTGGACGCCCTCTCCCCCATCCACACCCCCCTCAGG AGCATTCCAGAGAACGACTCCTCTGTTACAGTGCCAGCTCCACCACCTCAGAGTCAGACTCCCCGTGGCCCTGCTGCCCCTGCTGCCTCGTCCCCTACCCAGGCTGCGCTGACTGCCGTGCCCCCACAACTCAGCGATGGacccatctccatctctcctgaACAG GCCCAGAAGCTGAGAGTTGACCTGGCTCTGGTCAGGGGGAACCTGACTGTGATGACTGAGATGTTGAACCAGTTGACGCCTGGACAGAGCCAGCAGGAGGACTCGGAGCTACTGCAG CAGTTGTACCAGGTGTGTAGGGAGATGCAGAGCCGTGTGGTGGAGCTGATCCCCAGGCTGGTGGACGAGGGCCTCATAGAGGAGCTGCTGGTCGTCAACGATGACTTAAACAATGCCTTCATCCGCTACGACAG GTTTGACAGACTCAATAAGGCCCAGAGAACAGCTACAGAGCAG ACTCCTGCCAGGGCCAACCTCATTGACCTCAGCCCTGTGCCCCAGTCCCTCAGCCAACCAGCAACCACCTCTGCGGCCGCCAGCCAACCCGCATTCAGCGCTCCCTCTAATCAGAGGCAGGCAGCCAACCACA gTGCACCAGAGGAGGATGAGTTTGACATGTTTGCCCAGACCAGGGGCAGCTCTCTGGCCGATCAGAGGAAGAG tatgcGGTACGAGGACCCAGGAGCAGTGGAAGGACTGGCTGGAGCCCTGGACACCAGGTTACAGGTCACTGGAGCG aTTCCTTCGTCTAAGCCTAGCCCTAAGAACTCCGCCCTGGAAGACATTGACAGATGGCTGTCTGCGGACACAGAAACG CAACCAGAGGCTGGGGACAGGGAAGGGCTGACCAGTGAGG agtTTGACAAGTTTCTGGAGGAAAGGGCGAAGGTGGCCGACCACATTCCCTCAACACGCAGCCTGCCCCCTGTCTCGTCCAGGCCCCCGCCACAATCCGCCCGGCAACAGGAGAGCTCCCATGACCAGCTTTTCTCACTCTGA
- the LOC106564581 gene encoding target of Myb protein 1 isoform X1: protein MEFLIGSPFSSPVGQRIERATSAALHSEDWALNMEICDIINETDEGPKDAVKAIKKRIVGNKSFREIMLALTVLEACVKNCGHRFHVLVASQDFVEGVLVRAILPKNNPPTTLHDRVLSLIQAWADAFRSSPSLGGVVCVYEDLRRRGLEFPMTDLDALSPIHTPLRSIPENDSSVTVPAPPPQSQTPRGPAAPAASSPTQAALTAVPPQLSDGPISISPEQAQKLRVDLALVRGNLTVMTEMLNQLTPGQSQQEDSELLQQLYQVCREMQSRVVELIPRLVDEGLIEELLVVNDDLNNAFIRYDRFDRLNKAQRTATEQQTPARANLIDLSPVPQSLSQPATTSAAASQPAFSAPSNQRQAANHSAPEEDEFDMFAQTRGSSLADQRKSMRYEDPGAVEGLAGALDTRLQVTGAIPSSKPSPKNSALEDIDRWLSADTETQPEAGDREGLTSEEFDKFLEERAKVADHIPSTRSLPPVSSRPPPQSARQQESSHDQLFSL, encoded by the exons ATGGAGTTTCTCATAGGAAGCCCCTTCTCTTCTCCTGTTGGACAACGAATTG AACGAGCCACCAGCGCCGCGCTGCATTCAGAGGACTGGGCCCTTAACATGGAGATATGTGACATCATCAACGAGACAGACGAAGG ACCCAAAGATGCAGTCAAAGCCATAAAGAAGAGGATTGTTGGTAATAAGAGCTTCAGGGAGATCATGTTGGCTCTGACA GTTCTGGAGGCATGTGTAAAGAACTGTGGCCACCGGTTCCATGTTCTAGTGGCGTCCCAGGACTTTGTGGAGGGGGTTCTGGTCCGAGCCATCCTGCCCAAGAACAACCCTCCCACCACCCTGCACGACCGGGTGCTGAGCCTCATACAG gcgtGGGCCGATGCGTTCCGTAGCTCTCCCTCTCTGGGAGGTGTGGTCTGTGTGTACGAGGATCTGAGGAGGCGGGGCCTGGAGTTCCCTATGACCGACCTGGACGCCCTCTCCCCCATCCACACCCCCCTCAGG AGCATTCCAGAGAACGACTCCTCTGTTACAGTGCCAGCTCCACCACCTCAGAGTCAGACTCCCCGTGGCCCTGCTGCCCCTGCTGCCTCGTCCCCTACCCAGGCTGCGCTGACTGCCGTGCCCCCACAACTCAGCGATGGacccatctccatctctcctgaACAG GCCCAGAAGCTGAGAGTTGACCTGGCTCTGGTCAGGGGGAACCTGACTGTGATGACTGAGATGTTGAACCAGTTGACGCCTGGACAGAGCCAGCAGGAGGACTCGGAGCTACTGCAG CAGTTGTACCAGGTGTGTAGGGAGATGCAGAGCCGTGTGGTGGAGCTGATCCCCAGGCTGGTGGACGAGGGCCTCATAGAGGAGCTGCTGGTCGTCAACGATGACTTAAACAATGCCTTCATCCGCTACGACAG GTTTGACAGACTCAATAAGGCCCAGAGAACAGCTACAGAGCAG CAGACTCCTGCCAGGGCCAACCTCATTGACCTCAGCCCTGTGCCCCAGTCCCTCAGCCAACCAGCAACCACCTCTGCGGCCGCCAGCCAACCCGCATTCAGCGCTCCCTCTAATCAGAGGCAGGCAGCCAACCACA gTGCACCAGAGGAGGATGAGTTTGACATGTTTGCCCAGACCAGGGGCAGCTCTCTGGCCGATCAGAGGAAGAG tatgcGGTACGAGGACCCAGGAGCAGTGGAAGGACTGGCTGGAGCCCTGGACACCAGGTTACAGGTCACTGGAGCG aTTCCTTCGTCTAAGCCTAGCCCTAAGAACTCCGCCCTGGAAGACATTGACAGATGGCTGTCTGCGGACACAGAAACG CAACCAGAGGCTGGGGACAGGGAAGGGCTGACCAGTGAGG agtTTGACAAGTTTCTGGAGGAAAGGGCGAAGGTGGCCGACCACATTCCCTCAACACGCAGCCTGCCCCCTGTCTCGTCCAGGCCCCCGCCACAATCCGCCCGGCAACAGGAGAGCTCCCATGACCAGCTTTTCTCACTCTGA
- the LOC106564581 gene encoding target of Myb protein 1 isoform X4, whose product MEFLIGSPFSSPVGQRIERATSAALHSEDWALNMEICDIINETDEGPKDAVKAIKKRIVGNKSFREIMLALTVLEACVKNCGHRFHVLVASQDFVEGVLVRAILPKNNPPTTLHDRVLSLIQAWADAFRSSPSLGGVVCVYEDLRRRGLEFPMTDLDALSPIHTPLRSIPENDSSVTVPAPPPQSQTPRGPAAPAASSPTQAALTAVPPQLSDGPISISPEQAQKLRVDLALVRGNLTVMTEMLNQLTPGQSQQEDSELLQQLYQVCREMQSRVVELIPRLVDEGLIEELLVVNDDLNNAFIRYDRFDRLNKAQRTATEQQTPARANLIDLSPVPQSLSQPATTSAAASQPAFSAPSNQRQAANHSAPEEDEFDMFAQTRGSSLADQRKRRLVGTLIGENGLW is encoded by the exons ATGGAGTTTCTCATAGGAAGCCCCTTCTCTTCTCCTGTTGGACAACGAATTG AACGAGCCACCAGCGCCGCGCTGCATTCAGAGGACTGGGCCCTTAACATGGAGATATGTGACATCATCAACGAGACAGACGAAGG ACCCAAAGATGCAGTCAAAGCCATAAAGAAGAGGATTGTTGGTAATAAGAGCTTCAGGGAGATCATGTTGGCTCTGACA GTTCTGGAGGCATGTGTAAAGAACTGTGGCCACCGGTTCCATGTTCTAGTGGCGTCCCAGGACTTTGTGGAGGGGGTTCTGGTCCGAGCCATCCTGCCCAAGAACAACCCTCCCACCACCCTGCACGACCGGGTGCTGAGCCTCATACAG gcgtGGGCCGATGCGTTCCGTAGCTCTCCCTCTCTGGGAGGTGTGGTCTGTGTGTACGAGGATCTGAGGAGGCGGGGCCTGGAGTTCCCTATGACCGACCTGGACGCCCTCTCCCCCATCCACACCCCCCTCAGG AGCATTCCAGAGAACGACTCCTCTGTTACAGTGCCAGCTCCACCACCTCAGAGTCAGACTCCCCGTGGCCCTGCTGCCCCTGCTGCCTCGTCCCCTACCCAGGCTGCGCTGACTGCCGTGCCCCCACAACTCAGCGATGGacccatctccatctctcctgaACAG GCCCAGAAGCTGAGAGTTGACCTGGCTCTGGTCAGGGGGAACCTGACTGTGATGACTGAGATGTTGAACCAGTTGACGCCTGGACAGAGCCAGCAGGAGGACTCGGAGCTACTGCAG CAGTTGTACCAGGTGTGTAGGGAGATGCAGAGCCGTGTGGTGGAGCTGATCCCCAGGCTGGTGGACGAGGGCCTCATAGAGGAGCTGCTGGTCGTCAACGATGACTTAAACAATGCCTTCATCCGCTACGACAG GTTTGACAGACTCAATAAGGCCCAGAGAACAGCTACAGAGCAG CAGACTCCTGCCAGGGCCAACCTCATTGACCTCAGCCCTGTGCCCCAGTCCCTCAGCCAACCAGCAACCACCTCTGCGGCCGCCAGCCAACCCGCATTCAGCGCTCCCTCTAATCAGAGGCAGGCAGCCAACCACA gTGCACCAGAGGAGGATGAGTTTGACATGTTTGCCCAGACCAGGGGCAGCTCTCTGGCCGATCAGAGGAAGAG gaggttggtaggcaccttaattggggagaacggcttgtggtaa
- the LOC106564582 gene encoding osteocalcin 2b-like, producing MRSLTLLTIWAVLSVSLSMNDLAPDVVLDPAPDPAAEPAPAADSSASSSASSSSSSDSSSSSSESASSESASAEATAEDPAAATEPDVIMKRDLASVLLRRKRAAGPAAAAFTLTQVESLSEVCELNLACEHMAETAGIVAAYTAYYGPPPF from the exons ATGAGGTCTCTGACTCTCCTGACCATTTGGGCCGTTCTGTCGGTCTCCCTGTCCATGAACG ATCTGGCTCCTGATGTGGTCCTCGATCCTGCTCCTGACCCTGCCGCTGAACCAGCACCAGCCGCAGATTCCTCCGCATCTTCAtcagcttcctcctcttcctcctcggactcttcctcatcctcttcaGAGTCTGCTTCTTCAGAGTCAGCTAGTGCTGAAG cTACGGCAGAGGACCCAGCTGCAGCTACAGAGCCAGACGTGATTATGAAGAGAGACCTGGCCTCAGTGCTGCTGAGGAGGAAGAGGGCGGCTGGACCTGCAGCTGCTGCCTTCACCCTCACCCAGGTGGAGAG TCTGAGTGAGGTGTGCGAGCTCAACCTGGCCTGTGAGCACATGGCGGAGACAGCAGGCATCGTTGCAGCATACACCGCATACTATGGACCTCCTCCCTTCTAA
- the LOC106564580 gene encoding autotransporter adhesin BpaC-like produces MTGPNTLGEATGHSAAEATTHNASAAEAATHNASASVATGPNSFEATGRNASSSVTTGPNNLGEAKRSRASAEGATQNASASVATGSKTLGGATRTRASAAEAATHNASANITTGPNTIADATSHNASSSAMTGPNTLGEATSFRDSAEAATHNASASVVTGPNTLVEATGHNASSSATTGPNTLSEATSHSASAVEATSHRAVQEATHNTSEAATHNASASVATGTNTLGEATGSHASAEATGASAEATGASAEATGASAEATGASAEATGASAEATGLEQEGQLLKQHGF; encoded by the coding sequence ATGACTGGCCCAAATACCTTGGGTGAAGCAACTGGCCACAGTGCCGCGGAAGCGACCACCCATAACGCCTCGGCAGCGGAAGCAGCCACCCATAATGCCTCGGCAAGTGTGGCAACTGGCCCAAATAGCTTTGAAGCAACTGGCCGCAATGCTTCATCAAGCGTCACGACTGGCCCAAATAACTTGGGTGAAGCAAAACGCTCCCGTGCCTCAGCAGAAGGAGCCACCCAAAATGCCTCAGCAAGTGTGGCAACTGGCTCAAAAACCTTAGGTGGAGCAACCAGAACCCGTGCCTCCGCAGCAGAAGCAGCCACCCACAATGCCTCAGCAAACATCACGACTGGCCCAAATACCATAGCTGATGCAACTAGCCACAATGCTTCATCAAGCGCCATGACTGGCCCAAATACATTGGGTGAAGCAACCAGCTTCCGTGACTCTGCAGAAGCAGCCACCCACAATGCCTCAGCAAGTGTGGTAACTGGCCCAAATACCTTAGTTGAAGCAACTGGCCACAATGCTTCATCAAGCGCCACGACTGGCCCAAATACCTTAAGTGAAGCTACCAGCCACAGTGCCTCGGCAGTGGAAGCTACCAGCCACAGAGCCGTGCAAGAGGCCACCCATAATACCTCGGAAGCAGCCACCCACAATGCCTCAGCAAGTGTGGCAACTGGCACAAATACCTTAGGGGAAGCAACTGGCTCCCATGCCTCGGCAGAAGCGACAGGCGCCTCGGCAGAAGCGACAGGCGCCTCGGCAGAAGCGACAGGCGCCTCGGCAGAAGCGACAGGCGCCTCGGCAGAAGCGACAGGCGCCTCGGCAGAAGCGACAGGCCTTGAACAGGAGGGCCAACTCCTCAAGCAACATGGATTTTAG
- the LOC106564581 gene encoding target of Myb protein 1 isoform X3, with product MLTERATSAALHSEDWALNMEICDIINETDEGPKDAVKAIKKRIVGNKSFREIMLALTVLEACVKNCGHRFHVLVASQDFVEGVLVRAILPKNNPPTTLHDRVLSLIQAWADAFRSSPSLGGVVCVYEDLRRRGLEFPMTDLDALSPIHTPLRSIPENDSSVTVPAPPPQSQTPRGPAAPAASSPTQAALTAVPPQLSDGPISISPEQAQKLRVDLALVRGNLTVMTEMLNQLTPGQSQQEDSELLQQLYQVCREMQSRVVELIPRLVDEGLIEELLVVNDDLNNAFIRYDRFDRLNKAQRTATEQQTPARANLIDLSPVPQSLSQPATTSAAASQPAFSAPSNQRQAANHSAPEEDEFDMFAQTRGSSLADQRKSMRYEDPGAVEGLAGALDTRLQVTGAIPSSKPSPKNSALEDIDRWLSADTETQPEAGDREGLTSEEFDKFLEERAKVADHIPSTRSLPPVSSRPPPQSARQQESSHDQLFSL from the exons ATGTTGACAGAACGAGCCACCAGCGCCGCGCTGCATTCAGAGGACTGGGCCCTTAACATGGAGATATGTGACATCATCAACGAGACAGACGAAGG ACCCAAAGATGCAGTCAAAGCCATAAAGAAGAGGATTGTTGGTAATAAGAGCTTCAGGGAGATCATGTTGGCTCTGACA GTTCTGGAGGCATGTGTAAAGAACTGTGGCCACCGGTTCCATGTTCTAGTGGCGTCCCAGGACTTTGTGGAGGGGGTTCTGGTCCGAGCCATCCTGCCCAAGAACAACCCTCCCACCACCCTGCACGACCGGGTGCTGAGCCTCATACAG gcgtGGGCCGATGCGTTCCGTAGCTCTCCCTCTCTGGGAGGTGTGGTCTGTGTGTACGAGGATCTGAGGAGGCGGGGCCTGGAGTTCCCTATGACCGACCTGGACGCCCTCTCCCCCATCCACACCCCCCTCAGG AGCATTCCAGAGAACGACTCCTCTGTTACAGTGCCAGCTCCACCACCTCAGAGTCAGACTCCCCGTGGCCCTGCTGCCCCTGCTGCCTCGTCCCCTACCCAGGCTGCGCTGACTGCCGTGCCCCCACAACTCAGCGATGGacccatctccatctctcctgaACAG GCCCAGAAGCTGAGAGTTGACCTGGCTCTGGTCAGGGGGAACCTGACTGTGATGACTGAGATGTTGAACCAGTTGACGCCTGGACAGAGCCAGCAGGAGGACTCGGAGCTACTGCAG CAGTTGTACCAGGTGTGTAGGGAGATGCAGAGCCGTGTGGTGGAGCTGATCCCCAGGCTGGTGGACGAGGGCCTCATAGAGGAGCTGCTGGTCGTCAACGATGACTTAAACAATGCCTTCATCCGCTACGACAG GTTTGACAGACTCAATAAGGCCCAGAGAACAGCTACAGAGCAG CAGACTCCTGCCAGGGCCAACCTCATTGACCTCAGCCCTGTGCCCCAGTCCCTCAGCCAACCAGCAACCACCTCTGCGGCCGCCAGCCAACCCGCATTCAGCGCTCCCTCTAATCAGAGGCAGGCAGCCAACCACA gTGCACCAGAGGAGGATGAGTTTGACATGTTTGCCCAGACCAGGGGCAGCTCTCTGGCCGATCAGAGGAAGAG tatgcGGTACGAGGACCCAGGAGCAGTGGAAGGACTGGCTGGAGCCCTGGACACCAGGTTACAGGTCACTGGAGCG aTTCCTTCGTCTAAGCCTAGCCCTAAGAACTCCGCCCTGGAAGACATTGACAGATGGCTGTCTGCGGACACAGAAACG CAACCAGAGGCTGGGGACAGGGAAGGGCTGACCAGTGAGG agtTTGACAAGTTTCTGGAGGAAAGGGCGAAGGTGGCCGACCACATTCCCTCAACACGCAGCCTGCCCCCTGTCTCGTCCAGGCCCCCGCCACAATCCGCCCGGCAACAGGAGAGCTCCCATGACCAGCTTTTCTCACTCTGA